In one window of Lynx canadensis isolate LIC74 chromosome A3, mLynCan4.pri.v2, whole genome shotgun sequence DNA:
- the DEFB116 gene encoding beta-defensin 116 translates to MPRTGLDIHRPLNRLSHPGDLFRSYYGNSQEPWIPCQLYHGMCRNTCRKNEIQYLTCPSDQKCCLKLSVKRARSNNVKDYDSDSNLSVTNISSYSKI, encoded by the exons ATGCCGAGGACAGGATTGGACATACA tcggccgctcaaccgactgagccacccag GTGACCTGTTCAGATCCTACTATGGCAACAGCCAAGAGCCTTGGATTCCATGCCAGCTGTACCACGGCATGTGCAGAAACACctgcagaaaaaatgaaattcaatacTTAACCTGCCCAAGTGATCAAAAGTGCTGCCTGAAACTGTCTGTGAAGAGAGCCCGTTCTAACAATGTGAAGGATTATGACTCCGACTCCAACCTGTCAGTTACAAACATTTCAAGCTACTCTAAAATTTGA